One Arthrobacter sp. StoSoilB19 DNA window includes the following coding sequences:
- a CDS encoding pyridoxamine 5'-phosphate oxidase family protein: protein MNTAATEPDIKELGVHDCWRYLRSTSLCRIAFSEGDAVENYPVNFVPTNGTLLIRTGQGTKLASLADRKVVAVEADGMNQYGTIAWSVIIKGHAKVVTDAEEVQDAMEAGLSPWQPGQKNVLIRITPQDISGRRFVIAAPTHWWPAREPSAD from the coding sequence ATGAATACCGCAGCCACAGAACCTGACATCAAGGAACTCGGCGTCCACGATTGCTGGCGATACCTTCGTTCAACTTCCCTCTGCAGGATCGCCTTCTCCGAGGGGGACGCAGTGGAAAACTATCCGGTGAATTTTGTCCCCACCAACGGCACACTGCTCATTCGTACCGGCCAGGGAACAAAGCTCGCCTCCCTTGCCGACCGGAAAGTGGTAGCCGTCGAGGCGGACGGAATGAACCAGTACGGCACCATCGCCTGGAGCGTCATCATCAAGGGGCACGCCAAAGTTGTAACCGATGCGGAGGAAGTCCAGGACGCCATGGAGGCGGGCTTGTCCCCCTGGCAACCCGGCCAAAAAAATGTCCTGATCCGGATCACGCCGCAGGATATCAGCGGCCGGAGGTTCGTCATCGCGGCGCCGACCCATTGGTGGCCGGCCCGGGAGCCCAGCGCCGACTGA
- a CDS encoding response regulator transcription factor, translating into MHEAGSEAAGSPGQVRVFILDDHELVRQGLKDLLEGEGFLVVGESGSAAEATRRIPALHPDIAILDGRLPDGTGIEVCRDVRSLDPRLRCLILTSYDDEQALRGAVLAGASGYILKQIRSDDLLAGIRKAAAGESLFDPGVEQQIITGLSTAHTDPRLEGLSAQEKKVLALIGQGLTNRQIGDELFLAEKTVKNYVSSILAKLGFERRTQAAVYVTKSSTDTA; encoded by the coding sequence ATGCATGAAGCTGGGTCTGAGGCGGCAGGATCTCCCGGGCAGGTCCGGGTGTTCATCCTTGATGACCACGAACTTGTCCGGCAGGGGTTGAAGGACCTGCTGGAGGGCGAAGGGTTCCTTGTGGTGGGCGAAAGCGGCTCGGCTGCCGAGGCCACGCGCCGCATACCCGCACTGCACCCCGACATCGCCATCCTCGACGGAAGGCTTCCCGACGGCACGGGAATCGAGGTCTGCCGGGACGTGCGTTCCCTGGACCCCCGCCTGCGCTGCCTGATACTCACCAGCTACGACGACGAGCAGGCCCTTCGAGGCGCTGTCCTGGCCGGTGCCTCCGGATACATCCTGAAACAGATCAGGAGCGATGACCTCCTGGCCGGAATCCGGAAGGCGGCTGCGGGCGAGTCCCTCTTCGATCCGGGAGTTGAGCAGCAGATCATTACCGGACTGTCCACTGCACACACCGATCCCCGCCTGGAGGGCCTCAGCGCACAGGAGAAGAAGGTCCTGGCCCTGATCGGGCAGGGCCTGACCAACAGGCAAATCGGCGACGAACTGTTCCTGGCCGAGAAAACCGTCAAGAACTATGTTTCATCGATCCTGGCAAAACTGGGCTTCGAGCGCCGGACGCAGGCCGCTGTCTACGTCACCAAGAGCTCCACGGACACTGCCTGA
- a CDS encoding GAF domain-containing sensor histidine kinase — protein MSTEKPWRPPTRDTVEDLLRDFSARGDEQLDTQERINALLAAVVALAEDLSLEAVLDRLVRSACALVGARYGAMGVIGEDRTLSHFITVGIDEDGIRSIGDLPTGHGVLGLLIREPKPLRLHDLGRHPIASGFPPNHPPMKTFLGVPVRVRDEVFGNLYLTEKQGGEDFTSDDEDLAVALAAAAGVAIQNARLFEDSGRRQKWLEAGMELSSRLIMASSPGDADNLDVVADAALKVSDAALAVVAVPAGGGVLRCRSCLGVQGLQAGQEWRVSHSVWDVIEGGGSFVAKDPRQVFEAGMAGKLGSVLVCSLGHGSSDNGVLLLARAHATAAFNQADAESGAIFGSRIGLALDLARVNALREQNLLFTDRERIARDLHDLVIQRLFAAGLSIQSLRRYTVDPVAHERIAAVTTELDETIRKLRDTIYSLRTADEEREPLTGRILRVVRENSRSYALTPKVALDGPVDSIREDVAVHLLSVLSEGLSNALRHSGADDVEVTVAVGKDQVQLLIRDNGRGFADPARVSGLANMRHRAELLQGSCIIESGPGKGTSVTWTARLT, from the coding sequence GTGAGCACTGAGAAGCCCTGGCGTCCGCCGACTAGGGACACCGTTGAAGACCTGCTGCGGGACTTTTCCGCCCGGGGCGACGAACAGCTGGATACCCAGGAACGCATCAACGCCCTGCTGGCGGCGGTGGTGGCCCTCGCCGAGGATCTGAGCCTTGAGGCCGTGCTTGACCGCCTGGTCCGTTCGGCCTGCGCCCTGGTCGGCGCACGGTACGGCGCTATGGGCGTCATTGGCGAAGACCGCACCCTGAGCCACTTCATCACGGTGGGTATTGATGAAGACGGAATCCGCTCCATTGGCGACCTGCCGACGGGGCACGGCGTACTTGGCCTGCTCATCCGCGAACCAAAGCCCTTGCGGCTCCATGACCTTGGCCGGCATCCCATTGCGTCCGGCTTCCCGCCGAACCACCCGCCCATGAAGACATTCCTTGGCGTGCCCGTCCGCGTCCGTGACGAGGTGTTCGGTAACCTCTACCTGACGGAAAAGCAAGGTGGCGAGGATTTCACCTCCGACGATGAGGACCTTGCCGTTGCCCTGGCGGCGGCGGCCGGCGTCGCGATCCAGAACGCGCGCCTCTTTGAAGACAGCGGGCGCCGGCAGAAGTGGCTGGAAGCAGGCATGGAGCTCAGCAGCAGATTGATCATGGCGTCCAGCCCCGGGGACGCGGATAACCTGGACGTCGTTGCCGACGCCGCTTTAAAGGTATCGGATGCGGCACTTGCAGTGGTGGCCGTGCCGGCGGGTGGAGGCGTGCTTCGATGCCGGTCCTGCCTTGGTGTGCAGGGTCTCCAGGCAGGCCAGGAATGGAGGGTCTCCCACTCCGTGTGGGACGTGATCGAGGGCGGCGGCTCCTTTGTGGCCAAGGACCCGCGGCAGGTCTTTGAGGCCGGAATGGCCGGGAAACTCGGATCCGTACTCGTGTGTTCCCTGGGGCATGGCAGCAGCGACAACGGCGTTCTCCTGCTGGCCCGCGCACACGCAACTGCCGCCTTCAACCAGGCGGACGCAGAGTCGGGTGCCATTTTCGGGAGCCGGATCGGGCTGGCGCTCGACCTGGCGCGCGTGAACGCACTGCGCGAACAAAACCTGCTGTTCACTGACCGGGAACGGATCGCGCGGGACCTGCACGACCTCGTCATCCAGCGCCTGTTTGCCGCAGGCCTGAGCATCCAAAGCCTGCGCCGCTACACCGTGGACCCGGTGGCGCACGAGCGCATCGCCGCCGTCACCACGGAACTCGATGAAACAATCCGCAAGCTGCGGGACACCATCTACTCGCTCCGGACGGCGGATGAGGAACGCGAACCGCTGACGGGCCGGATCCTGCGGGTGGTCCGGGAAAACTCGCGCAGCTACGCCCTGACCCCCAAGGTGGCCCTGGACGGCCCCGTGGACTCGATCCGGGAGGATGTGGCCGTCCATCTGCTGTCCGTGCTGTCGGAAGGACTCAGTAACGCGCTGCGGCATTCCGGCGCGGACGACGTGGAGGTCACGGTTGCGGTGGGCAAGGACCAGGTCCAGCTTCTCATCCGCGACAATGGCCGGGGCTTCGCCGACCCTGCCCGGGTGAGCGGCCTGGCGAACATGCGCCACCGGGCTGAGTTGTTGCAGGGCAGTTGCATCATTGAGAGCGGGCCAGGCAAGGGCACATCCGTGACATGGACCGCCCGGCTCACCTGA